GCCGAAGCGGCCAGAAATTCCAGAGCATGATCCGGGAGGGCGGAGACCGCCTTTTCCAACGGGATCATGCTCAACAATAGACGACGCGTTGAAGGACTTGTGCGGCAAACGCACAGCGAAACGAGATTAGGACTGCTGAATGGTTGATACCAAAACCCCTGGCGACAAGACTTTGAGTGTCCCGAGCAAGACCTTGACGCTGAAACCGCGCGTCGAGACGGGCACCGTGCGCCAGAGCTTCAGCCATGGCCGGACCAAGCAGGTCGTGGTCGAAAAGCGCGGCAAGCGCCGCATCGGTGGCGATGGCCCGGCCGAGACGCACGCGCCGGAACCCGTGGTCGCAAAGCCTGCGGCGCCAGCCGCCAAGCCGCCGCTCGGCCGCCCGTCAGGCCCGCCTCCCGGCCAGGCGCAGCGCAACACCCGCTCGGGCGTCGTACTGCCGACCCTGACCGAGGACGAGCGCTCTGCGCGCGCCAACGCGCTCGCCGACGCCCGGCAGCGCGACATCGAGGAGCGTCGCCAGGCCGAAGAGGAGGCCAAGCGCCGCGCCGCCCGGGAGGCCATCGAGAAGGCCGAGCGCGAGGCCGCCGAAGCCCGCCGCAAGGCGGAAGAGGAGCGCCATCGCCAGGAAGAAGAGGCCAAGCGCAAGGCCGAAGTCGAGGCCAAGCGCCGCTTCGGCGAGGCCGAAGCCAAGCCCGCGGCGCCGGCCGCTCCGGCCACGGCCAAGCCGGCCGCACCCACCTCGGCACCGGCAGCCCGCACGCCAGCTACACCCACGCGCACCCCGGCCGCCGCGCCGAGGACCCCGGTCGCCGCCGAGGCCGACGATGACGAAGGTCCGCGCCTGGTGCGCCGCCCCGGCGGCGCCGTGCGCCCGGCGACAGCGCCGAAGATGACCCACAAGCCCGGTCCGCAGAAGCAGCGCGGACGCCTCACCGTGACCACGGCACTCGACGTGGACGACGTCCGCGAGCGTTCGATCGCCTCGTTCCGTCGTCGCACCCAGCGCCTGAAGGGGCATTCGTCGAACGAGCCGAAGGAGAAGCTGGTCCGCGAGGTCACGATTCCTGAAGCGATCACGATCCAGGAACTCGCCAACCGCATGTCGGAGCGCGCGGTCGACGTCATCCGCCTGCTGATGAAGCAGGGCGCGATGCACAAGATCACCGACGTGATCGATGCCGACACCGCGCAACTGATCGCGGAAGAGCTCGGCCACACCGTCAAGCGCGTTGCCGCTTCCGACGTGGAAGAAGGCCTGTTCGACGTCGTCGACGACTCGACCGACACCGAGCCGCGCTCGCCCGTGGTCACGGTGATGGGTCACGTCGACCACGGCAAGACCTCGCTGCTCGACGCGCTGCGCCACGCCAACGTGGTGTCGGGCGAAGCCGGCGGCATTACCCAGCATATCGGCGCCTATCAGGTGCTCTCGCCCGAGAGCGGCACCAAGATCACCTTCATCGACACGCCCGGCCACGCCGCGTTCACCGCGATGCGCGCCCGCGGCGCCAAGGTCACCGACATCGTCGTGCTGGTGGTCGCGGCCGACGACGGCGTGATGCCGCAGACGGTGGAAGCGATCAATCACGCCAAGGCGGCAAAGGTGCCGATCATCGTGGCGATCAACAAGATCGACAAGCCCGATGCGAGGCCCGAGCGCGTGCGCACCGAACTGCTGCAGCACGAGGTGCAGGTCGAATCGCTCGGCGGCGACGTGGTCGACGTCGAGGTGTCGGCGAAAAACAACACCAACCTCGACAAGCTGCTGGAAATGATCGCGCTGCAGGCCGAAATCCTCGACCTGAAGACCAATTCGCATCGCCCGGCGGAAGGCACCGTGATCGAAGCCAAGCTCGACCGCGGTCGCGGTCCGGTCGCGACCGTGCTGGTGCAACGCGGCACGCTGCACGTCGGCGACATCATCGTGGCCGGCGCCGAGATGGGCCGCGTCCGCGCGCTGATCTCCGATCAGGGCGAGAATCTCGACGAGGCCGGCCCGTCCGTGCCGGTCGAGGTGCTCGGCTTCAACGGTCCGCCGGAAGCCGGCGACCGCCTCGCCGTGGTCGAGAGCGAAGCCCGCGCCCGCCAGGTCACGAGCTACCGCGCGCATCAGAAGCGCGAGAACGCGGCGGCCTCGATCTCGGGCATGCGCGGCTCGCTCGAGCAGATGATGTCGCAGCTCAAGACCGCGGGCCGCAAGGAATTCCCGCTGATCGTCAAGGCCGACGTGCAGGGCTCGCTGGAAGCGATCCTTGGCTCGCTGGAGAAGCTCGGCACCGACGAGGTCGCAGCCCGCATCCTGCATGCAGGCGTCGGCGGCATCTCGGAGTCCGATGTCACGCTGGCGGAAGGCTTCAACGCCGCGATCATCGGCTTCTCCGTCCGCGCCAACAAGGAAGCGGCAGCCGCCGCCAAGCGCAACGGCATCGAGATCCGCTACTACAACATCATCTACGATCTCGTGGATGACATCAAAAAGGCGATGTCCGGCCTGCTCGCGCCCACGCTGCGCGAAACCATGCTGGGCAACGCGCAGATCCTGGAAGTATTCAACATTTCCAAGGTCGGCAAGGTCGCGGGTTGCCGCGTCACCGACGGAACCGTGGAGCGCGGCGCCAATGTTCGCCTGATCCGCGACAACGTGGTGGTGCACGAGGGCAAGCTCTCGACGCTGAAGCGCTTCAAGGATGAAGTGAAGGAAGTGGTCGCCGGCCAGGAGTGTGGCATGGCGTTCGAGAACTACGGCGACATGCGTGTCGGCGACGTGATCGAGTGTTACCGCATCGAGACGATCCAGCGCTCTCTGTAAGTCCAAGTCTTACGAAGCGCCTGGGTCCATTTAACTGAAAATGCGTCGGCGTGGCCGGACTAGGTCTGGCCACTCCGCATTGTCTGAAATTGAAAAGCTAGGACATTGATGCCCGGGGCGAAGCCTGCGGGCGTGACGGTTTTGGAAGAAGGTCATGTCCCGTCAGAAGAAAAGCTCCGCGCCCGGAGGATCACAACGTCAGCTACGCGTCGGCGAAACCGTTCGCCATGCGGTTGCCGAGATTCTGTCTCACGGTGACGTCCACGATCCGGATCTTGAAGGCCACATCATCACCGTTCCCGAGGTGCGTATGTCGCCGGACCTGAAGCTCGCAACGATCTACGTGATGCCGCTCGGCGGACGCGACACCGACGCCGTGATCGCAGCGCTCGAGCGCAACAAGAAATTCCTCCGCGGCGAGATCGCGCATCGCATTAACCTGAAATTTGCACCTGACATCCGCTTCCGCGTCGACGAGCGATTCGACGAAGCGGAACGTATCGAGAAATTACTGCGAACACCTGCGGTGCAACGAGATCTTGCACCCGATTCGGACGACGAGTGATGACTGTGACGACGACCAACAGCGCGATCGACGCGAAAGATGCCGACGCGCGCGACGCTGACAGAGATATTTTTTCCGAACAGCGCAGTGACGGTCCGCGTCGGGTGAACAACGATCCGCGCCAGAAGCAGGGCAAGCAGAACCAGCAGCCGCGCCGCGACAAGCGTGACGTGCACGGCTGGGTCGTGCTCGACAAGCCGATCGGCATGACCTCGACGCACGCGGTCGCGGTGCTCAAGCGCCTGTTCCAGGCGAAGCGCGCCGGCCATGCCGGCACGCTCGATCCGCTCGCCTCCGGGGGCTTGCCGATCGCGCTGGGCGAGGCCACCAAGACGGTGCCGTTCGTGATGGACGGCCGCAAGCGCTATCGCTTCACGGTGTGCTGGGGCGAGGAGCGCGACACCGATGACACCGAGGGACGCGTCGTCAGGACCAGCGACAACCGGCCGACGGCCGATTCAATCCGCGACCTGCTGCCCCGCTTCACCGGGACGATCGAGCAGATCCCGCCGCAATATTCGGCCATCAAGGTGCAGGGCGAGCGCGCCTATGACCTGGCGCGCGACGGCGAAACTGTGGAACTGAAGCCCCGTCCGGTCGAGATTCACGAATTAATCCTTGTAGAACACGGAGATAACGGCCAGTCCGTGTTCGAGGCCGAGTGCGGCAAGGGAACCTATGTCCGGGCGCTGGGCCGCGATATGGGCCGGATTCTGGGCTGTTTCGGCCATATCTGCGCCCTGCGGCGGACCATTGTCGGTCCATTTACCGAGCAGGACATGATTCCGCTGGAACAGTTAGAGGCTTTATGCAATAGAGCCGCGTCTGGCGAGGGTAGCCTCGCCGACGCGCTTTTGCCCGTTGAGACCGCGCTGGACGACATCCCGGCACTGGCCGTCACACGGGCTGATGCGGCAAGGCTCCACAGGGGCCAGGCCGTTTTGTTGCGCGGACGGGATGCGCCCAATAGTAGCGGCACAGTCTATGTCACGGTGGCAGGCCGTCTTCTGGCGCTTGCCGAACTTGGCAATGGCGAACTCATCCCCAAGCGCGTGTTCAACCTGAGCGGACTGACTGCCAGTTCGGCTCGCAACCATGGAAGCAATTGACGATGTCGATTACCGCGCAACGCAAAGCGGAAGTCATCAAGACGAATGCCACCAAAGCCGGCGACACCGGCTCGCCCGAGGTCCAGGTCGCGATCCTGTCGGAACGCATCAACAACCTCACCGAGCACTTCAAGACCCATGCGAAGGACAACCATTCGCGGCGCGGCCTCCTGAAGCTCGTGTCGACGCGTCGCTCCCTGCTTGACTACATCAAGCGCAAGGACGAGGCGCGTTACAAGGCGCTGCTCGAGAAGCACAACATCCGTCGTTGATATCGAGAAGCACGCGCGCGGTTCGCGCGCGTTTTCGTGTGATCTTCCGGGGAGACGGACTTTCGAATTGTCGAAAGACGATCATGCGCAACAGCATGGCCTTCACGCCATGCACACTAGCGTCCAGCAGCAATCCGGCCGCTGGACGGGGCAAGATGCCCAGATGACCGAAAGGATGGACGCCATCCGGAACCCAAGGACCATGGCAGGATCGCCGGACGCTGGTCGCAGCAGCGCATCAGTGTCTCGCCGTCTTGCGCATGGTCTTTGTGTTTTGGAGCGCCGTGCTTTCGCGAAACCATGAAAGAAGACCGAAATGTTCAAAACGCATTCCGTCGAGATCGACTGGGGTGGACGTCCCCTCAAGCTTGAAACCGGCAAGATCGCCCGCCAGGCCGACGGCGCCGTGATGGCCACCTATGGCGAGACCGTGGTGCTCGCCACCGTCGTTGCGGCCAAGGCGCCGCGCGAGGGCGTCGACTTCCTGCCGCTCACGGTCGACTACCAGGAGAAGGCTTACGCCGCGGGCCGCATTCCCGGCGGCTATTTCAAGCGCGAGGGCCGTCCGACCGAGAAGGAGACGCTGGTCTCCCGCCTGATCGACCGTCCGATCCGTCCACTGTTCGTCGACGGCTGGCGCAACGAGACCCAGGTGATCGTGACGACGCTATCGCACGACATGGAGAACGATCCCGACGTGCTGTCGATGGTCGCAGCCTCCGCCGCGCTGACGCTGTCCGGCGTGCCGTTCAAGGGCCCGATCGGCGCTGCGCGCGTCGGCTTCGCCAATGACGAATACGTCCTCAACCCGACGCTGGACGAGATGACCGAGAGCCAGCTCGACCTCGTCGTCGCCGGCACCGCGGACGCCGTGCTGATGGTCGAGTCGGAAGCCAAGGAGCTCAACGAAGACGTGATGCTCGGCGCGGTCATGTTCGGCCACCGCCACTTCCAGCCGGTCATCAACGCGATCATCGAGCTCGCCGAGAAGGCCGCCAAGGAGCCGCGCGAAGTCACCCCGATCGACAATTCGGAGATCGAGAAGGAGATGCTCGGCATCGCCGAGCAGGAGCTCCGCCAGGCCTATGCGATCGCAGTGAAGCAGGACCGCTATGCCGCGGTCGGCGCCATCAAGGAAAAGGTGATGGCGCACTTCTTCCCCGAAGGGCAGGAGCCGAGATACGACAAGCTGCGCGTCGCCGACGTGTTCAAGGAGCTGGAAGCCAAGATCGTCCGCTGGAACATCCTCGATACCGGCAAGCGAATCGATGGCCGTGACGTCAAGACCGTGCGCAACATCGTCGCCGAAGTCGGCGTGCTGCCGCGCGCTCACGGCTCGGCGCTGTTCACCCGCGGTGAGACCCAGGCGATGGTCGTGACCACGCTCGGCACCGGCGAGGACGAGCAGTACATCGACGCGTTGTCGGGGACGTACAAGGAGACGTTCCTGCTGCACTACAACTTCCCGCCCTATTCGGTCGGTGAAACCGGTCGCCTCGGCGGCACCAAGCGCCGCGAGATCGGCCACGGTAAGCTCGCCTGGCGCGCGATCCACCCGGTGCTGCCGCCGCACCACGAGTTCCCGTACACGATCCGCGTGGTCTCCGAGATCACCGAATCGAACGGCTCGTCCTCGATGGCCTCGGTCTGCGGCGCCTCGCTGTCGCTGATGGATGCCGGCGTGCCGCTGAAGCGGCCGACCGCCGGTATCGCCATGGGCCTGATCCTGGAAGGCCAGCGCTTCGCGGTGCTGTCGGACATCCTCGGTGACGAGGATCATCTCGGTGACATGGACTTCAAGGTCGCCGGCACCGACCAGGGCATCACCTCGCTGCAGATGGACATCAAGATCGAGGGCATCACCGAGGAGATCATGCGTGTCGCGCTTGGCCAGGCCAAGGAAGGGCGCGTCCATATCCTCGGCGAGATGGCCAAGGCCCTGACCGCGGCCCGCGCCGAGCTCGGCGAATACGCGCCGCGCATCGAGACCTTCAAGATCGCCACCGACAAGATCCGCGAAGTGATCGGCACCGGCGGCAAGGTGATCCGCGAGATCGTCGAGAAGACCGGCGCCAAGGTCAACATCGAGGACGACGGCACCGTGAAGGTCGCCTCCAACGACGGCGAGGCGATGAAGGCCGCGATCAAGTGGATCAAGTCGATTGCGTCCGATCCGGAAGTCGGCCAGATCTACGACGGCACCGTGGTCAAGGTGATGGAGTTCGGCGCCTTCGTGAACTTCTTCGGCGCCAAGGACGGTCTCGTCCACATCAGCCAGCTCGCGGCCAACCGCGTGCAGAAGACCTCCGACGTCGTCAAGGAAGGCGACAAGGTCAAGGTCAAGCTGCTCGGCTTCGACGACCGCGGCAAGACCCGCCTGTCGATGAAGGCGGTCGACCAGCAGACCGGCGAGGATCTGGAAGCCAAGCAGAAGCCCGAGGCTCCGGCCCCGCGCGAAGCCGCCGGCGAGTAAGCCGAGGCAATTCGACTGTTATGGAAAGGGCGGCCCCACGGCCGCCCTTTTTGTTTGCGGACACACGAAACAAATCAATCTCCGCTGATCGGCATGCGCTGTTTTGACCCGGCATTGTGAGTGGCATTGTTGGAACCCGTTCACAACTCGCGCCTAACATCGGGAGGCCTTCCCAGCACGGAGAACCACGATGTCATTGATGTCCCGACGCCACCTGATGATCGCAGCAACCGGCATCGCC
The DNA window shown above is from Bradyrhizobium sp. ISRA464 and carries:
- the truB gene encoding tRNA pseudouridine(55) synthase TruB; the protein is MTVTTTNSAIDAKDADARDADRDIFSEQRSDGPRRVNNDPRQKQGKQNQQPRRDKRDVHGWVVLDKPIGMTSTHAVAVLKRLFQAKRAGHAGTLDPLASGGLPIALGEATKTVPFVMDGRKRYRFTVCWGEERDTDDTEGRVVRTSDNRPTADSIRDLLPRFTGTIEQIPPQYSAIKVQGERAYDLARDGETVELKPRPVEIHELILVEHGDNGQSVFEAECGKGTYVRALGRDMGRILGCFGHICALRRTIVGPFTEQDMIPLEQLEALCNRAASGEGSLADALLPVETALDDIPALAVTRADAARLHRGQAVLLRGRDAPNSSGTVYVTVAGRLLALAELGNGELIPKRVFNLSGLTASSARNHGSN
- the rbfA gene encoding 30S ribosome-binding factor RbfA, with product MSRQKKSSAPGGSQRQLRVGETVRHAVAEILSHGDVHDPDLEGHIITVPEVRMSPDLKLATIYVMPLGGRDTDAVIAALERNKKFLRGEIAHRINLKFAPDIRFRVDERFDEAERIEKLLRTPAVQRDLAPDSDDE
- the pnp gene encoding polyribonucleotide nucleotidyltransferase; protein product: MFKTHSVEIDWGGRPLKLETGKIARQADGAVMATYGETVVLATVVAAKAPREGVDFLPLTVDYQEKAYAAGRIPGGYFKREGRPTEKETLVSRLIDRPIRPLFVDGWRNETQVIVTTLSHDMENDPDVLSMVAASAALTLSGVPFKGPIGAARVGFANDEYVLNPTLDEMTESQLDLVVAGTADAVLMVESEAKELNEDVMLGAVMFGHRHFQPVINAIIELAEKAAKEPREVTPIDNSEIEKEMLGIAEQELRQAYAIAVKQDRYAAVGAIKEKVMAHFFPEGQEPRYDKLRVADVFKELEAKIVRWNILDTGKRIDGRDVKTVRNIVAEVGVLPRAHGSALFTRGETQAMVVTTLGTGEDEQYIDALSGTYKETFLLHYNFPPYSVGETGRLGGTKRREIGHGKLAWRAIHPVLPPHHEFPYTIRVVSEITESNGSSSMASVCGASLSLMDAGVPLKRPTAGIAMGLILEGQRFAVLSDILGDEDHLGDMDFKVAGTDQGITSLQMDIKIEGITEEIMRVALGQAKEGRVHILGEMAKALTAARAELGEYAPRIETFKIATDKIREVIGTGGKVIREIVEKTGAKVNIEDDGTVKVASNDGEAMKAAIKWIKSIASDPEVGQIYDGTVVKVMEFGAFVNFFGAKDGLVHISQLAANRVQKTSDVVKEGDKVKVKLLGFDDRGKTRLSMKAVDQQTGEDLEAKQKPEAPAPREAAGE
- the rpsO gene encoding 30S ribosomal protein S15, which produces MSITAQRKAEVIKTNATKAGDTGSPEVQVAILSERINNLTEHFKTHAKDNHSRRGLLKLVSTRRSLLDYIKRKDEARYKALLEKHNIRR
- the infB gene encoding translation initiation factor IF-2; its protein translation is MVDTKTPGDKTLSVPSKTLTLKPRVETGTVRQSFSHGRTKQVVVEKRGKRRIGGDGPAETHAPEPVVAKPAAPAAKPPLGRPSGPPPGQAQRNTRSGVVLPTLTEDERSARANALADARQRDIEERRQAEEEAKRRAAREAIEKAEREAAEARRKAEEERHRQEEEAKRKAEVEAKRRFGEAEAKPAAPAAPATAKPAAPTSAPAARTPATPTRTPAAAPRTPVAAEADDDEGPRLVRRPGGAVRPATAPKMTHKPGPQKQRGRLTVTTALDVDDVRERSIASFRRRTQRLKGHSSNEPKEKLVREVTIPEAITIQELANRMSERAVDVIRLLMKQGAMHKITDVIDADTAQLIAEELGHTVKRVAASDVEEGLFDVVDDSTDTEPRSPVVTVMGHVDHGKTSLLDALRHANVVSGEAGGITQHIGAYQVLSPESGTKITFIDTPGHAAFTAMRARGAKVTDIVVLVVAADDGVMPQTVEAINHAKAAKVPIIVAINKIDKPDARPERVRTELLQHEVQVESLGGDVVDVEVSAKNNTNLDKLLEMIALQAEILDLKTNSHRPAEGTVIEAKLDRGRGPVATVLVQRGTLHVGDIIVAGAEMGRVRALISDQGENLDEAGPSVPVEVLGFNGPPEAGDRLAVVESEARARQVTSYRAHQKRENAAASISGMRGSLEQMMSQLKTAGRKEFPLIVKADVQGSLEAILGSLEKLGTDEVAARILHAGVGGISESDVTLAEGFNAAIIGFSVRANKEAAAAAKRNGIEIRYYNIIYDLVDDIKKAMSGLLAPTLRETMLGNAQILEVFNISKVGKVAGCRVTDGTVERGANVRLIRDNVVVHEGKLSTLKRFKDEVKEVVAGQECGMAFENYGDMRVGDVIECYRIETIQRSL